One genomic window of Trichomycterus rosablanca isolate fTriRos1 chromosome 1, fTriRos1.hap1, whole genome shotgun sequence includes the following:
- the LOC134317084 gene encoding cilia- and flagella-associated protein 251-like, which translates to MNMFSCWTLPSDQDEPHRPVNEPEKKVKKRKWWQRRQKVEMQDVEGEKGNRVKGEEMGQGVEQKVLEDQADQTPKMEKQQVVMGKNKPEKKVKKRKWWQRRQKVEMQDVEGEEGNGVKCEEMGQGVEQKVLEDQADKIPMMEKQGVLGKNKPEKKVKKRKWWQRRQKVEMQDVEGEKGNEVKGEEMGQGVGQKVLVDQADQTPKMETQVVLGKNKPEKVEMQVAPRDLVEEPEQVVVKDQRRKPVDKVVLVCEIEMKKLEQVDPVEQVEEPEQVILKNQWMGHVKNKIHCIENEIKKAEGQVVQLNLVEEPELVILKEQGKGQVKNRVSFIENEMKKEERQVDPLNLVEEPELVILKEQGKGQVKNRVSFIENEMKKEERQVDPVNKTDQFVKEEERQVAPLNLVKQPDQDMKKDPAALEDKIWKLKEQNLDRGSTEDPLKNVSEVSSNKPDPQQLQDDVLVPIVEAQPEESGALMESACEDEGVPMPKSRRTSLRTKRFQFFNV; encoded by the exons ATGAACATGTTCTCCTGTTGGACTCTTCCATCTGACCAAGACGAGCCGCACAGGCCGGTAAACGAACCGGAGAAGaaggtaaagaagagaaaatggtggcagagacgccagaaGGTGGAGATGCAGGACGTGGAGGGTGAGAAGGGAAACAGGGTAAAGGGTGAAGAGATGGGGCAAGGAGTGGAGCAGAAGGTTTTAGAGGACCAGGCAGACCAAACACCAAAGATGGAGAAGCAGCAGGTGGTTATGggaaaaaacaaacctgagaagaaggtaaagaagagaaaatggtggcagagacgccagaaGGTAGAGATGCAGGACGTGGAGGGTGAGGAGGGAAACGGGGTAAAGTGTGAAGAGATGGGGCAAGGAGTGGAGCAGAAGGTTTTAGAGGACCAGGCAGACAAAATACCAATGATGGAGAAGCAGGGGGTTCTGggaaaaaacaaacctgagaagaaagtaaagaagagaaaatggtggcagagacgccagaaGGTAGAGATGCAGGACGTGGAGGGTGAGAAGGGAAATGAGGTAAAGGGTGAAGAGATGGGGCAAGGAGTGGGGCAGAAGGTTTTAGTGGACCAGGCAGACCAAACACCAAAGATGGAGACGCAGGTGGTTCTGggaaaaaacaaacctgagaaGGTAGAGATGCAGGTGGCCCCACGggacctggtggaagaaccagaacAGGTCGTTGTAAAGGACCAGAGGAGGAAACCAGTAGACAAGGTGGTTCTGGTTTGTGAGATTGAGATGAAGAAGTTagagcaggtggacccagtggagcaggttgaagaaccagagcaggtcatcctgAAGAACCAGTGGATGGGACATGTAAAAAATAAGATTCATTGCATAGAGAATGAGATAAAGAAGGCAGAGGGGCAGGTGGTCCagctgaacctggtggaagaaccagaactGGTCATCCTAAAGGAGCAGGGGAAGGGacaggtaaaaaatagggtAAGTTTTATAGAGAATGAGATGAAGAAGgaggagaggcaggtggacccgctaaacctggtggaagaaccagagctggTCATCCTAAAGGAGCAGGGGAAGGGacaggtaaaaaatagggttagttttatagagaatgagatgaagaaggaggagaggcaggtggacccagtgaatAAAACAGACCAGTTCgtgaaggaggaggagaggcaggtggccccgctgaacctggtGAAACAACCAGACCAGGACATGAAGAAGGATCCAGCAGCTTTGGAGGACAAAATATGGAAACTGAAAGAGCAGAACCTGGATAGAGGAAGCACTGAAG ATCCACTGAAGAACGTCTCCGAGGTGTCTTCAAACAAACCAGACCCCCAGCAGCTGCAGGACGACGTTCTTGTTCCCATCGTCGAAGCCCAACCTGAAGAGTCCGGGGCTCTGATGGAGAGCGCGTGTGAAGATGAAG GTGTCCCGATGCCGAAGTCGAGGAGAACCAGCCTGAGAACCAAACGGTTCCAGTTCTTCAACGTCTGA